One genomic window of Parasteatoda tepidariorum isolate YZ-2023 chromosome 9, CAS_Ptep_4.0, whole genome shotgun sequence includes the following:
- the LOC139426578 gene encoding uncharacterized protein, with protein MLLILNEKNVNSLVISENIEDDVIEKEASLSDEYSYKFKKMNLLFNRKVNLSTDIDTQSAISGNIRRKFKLPRLELKKFDGEIKDCLPFWGQFRKIDEDADIDETDKFQCLVQATIQNSRARELVESLPPSSGNYAKVIDCLKSRFGRDDFLVEYYVRELLKVTFSFNSEDKQIKLSTIYDHIETHLRSLETLETTEKYAAMLFPLVESCLSEEILRAWQRNEKGLKKSSKEESRLESLMNFLKNEVENSDRIALAMQGFSLKENTKYSKVKRDIPTAEGLFSGNRSFNSKCVFWGRENHEANDSHFARNMDLNEKTTKLKKHGCCFKCLNIGHLSKLCRVRINCENCKMPVSALME; from the coding sequence ATgcttttgattttgaatgaaaaaaatgtaaattcattAGTAATATCTGAAAATATTGAAGATGATGTCATTGAAAAGGAAGCTAGTTTGTCTGATGagtattcttataaatttaagaagatgaacttattatttaatcGAAAAGTTAATTTGAGTACTGACATAGATACACAATCGGCAATCAGTGGAAATATAAGGCGAAAATTTAAACTCCCACGTTTAGAACTGAAGAAGTTTGACGGAGAAATTAAGGATTGCCTTCCATTCTGGGGACAATTCCGAAAAATCGATGAAGACGCCGATATTGATGAAACTGACAAGTTTCAATGTTTAGTACAGGCTACTATTCAGAATTCCAGAGCTCGCGAATTAGTTGAAAGCCTTCCTCCGTCTTCTGGAAATTATGCAAAGGTCATTGACTGTTTGAAATCTCGGTTCGGCAGAGATGATTTCTTGGTTGAATATTATGTTCGGGAGCtgttaaaagttactttttcttttaactccgaagataaacaaattaaattatcaactaTTTACGACCATATTGAAACTCATCTAAGGTCATTAGAGACTCTAGAGACTACAGAAAAATACGCTGCCATGCTATTTCCCCTCGTAGAATCATGTTTAAGTGAAGAAATACTTAGAGCTTGGCAGAGAAATGAAAAGGGGCTGAAGAAAAGTTCTAAAGAAGAATCTCGATTAGAAAGTTTAatgaacttcttaaaaaatgaagttgagAATTCAGACAGAATTGCTCTTGCTATGCAAGGTTTCTCTTTGAAGGAAAATACGAAGTATTCTAAAGTTAAAAGAGACATTCCAACTGCTGAAGGATTGTTTTCAGGAAATAGAAGCTTTAATTCGAAATGTGTCTTCTGGGGCAGAGAAAACCATGAAGCAAACGATAGTCATTTTGCTAGAAATAtggatttaaatgaaaaaacgaCAAAACTTAAGAAACATGGttgttgttttaaatgtttgaatattgGTCATCTGTCAAAACTCTGCAGGGTTCGAATTAACTGTGAAAACTGTAAGATGCCTGTAAGTGCCCTGATGGAATGA
- the LOC139426579 gene encoding uncharacterized protein, whose product MLQSQLRDQDEGFKTTVKRHRVEYRNWHPRKYFQNLSLRCSRQPLTKRWLLHCIASFYDPLGLFSPLVILGKILFQDTWTIGIKWDEILPSNLATSWNATVRELDDVYSFQIPRFIGVLSLVLFTIHVFCDASERAYGAVLYIVSSQGDQANVHLVCSSNRLAPIKTVTLPRLKLLAALMGA is encoded by the coding sequence ATGCTTCAGAGCCAATTACGAGATCAAGATGAAGGATTCAAAACAACTGTTAAAAGGCATAGAGTGGAATACAGAAACTGGCACCCTAGGAAATACTTTCAAAACCTCTCCCTGCGTTGTTCAAGACAACCACTTACAAAGAGATGGCTACTCCACTGCATTGCTAGCTTCTACGATCCTTTAGGACTGTTTTCTCCATTAGTAATCCTTggaaaaattctgtttcaagATACATGGACTATAGGAATCAAATGGGATGAAATACTCCCCTCTAACTTGGCAACTTCATGGAATGCTACTGTTCGAGAACTTGATGACGTTTACTCCTTTCAAATTCCTCGATTTATAGGCGTTTTATCACTTGTCCTGTTTACTATTCATGTGTTTTGCGATGCATCTGAACGAGCCTATGGAGCAGTTCTATACATAGTTAGTTCTCAAGGTGATCAAGCAAACGTGCATTTAGTGTGCAGTTCCAACAGACTTGCACCTATCAAAACAGTCACCTTGCCCCGTTTGAAGTTGCTAGCGGCTCTGATGGGAGCTTGA